The proteins below come from a single Gimesia alba genomic window:
- a CDS encoding HEAT repeat domain-containing protein, with translation MTSSITKTFELLALSRNSHAVNVLILALDAEDPEIREQAVAALLEQQSTRGLVEVIRRYATHSSSIFKLLETQSNALDSAIKQCLLHGNRELQYCGLEFVRITSDFRQIPSLVALFENKRLVNHQPDLVSQTLRYLVGRLYEYFLDTSTDSVYSRTFLRNSQKIRRDNLNALASAAEHLSDLDRPEEIVESLLILGNVGDPAIRKILWHSSDETRQLVEQVLKESKHIGVMQLICDFTEVNYPNPKALEAIAEREDPEFIAHLLRWLPERISELQHTNFKQIGKIVWLRSDRQNFEKIPKVLQTAVIRLISLLELDLVSKKQAQKWMLQNGTPEAKEAAIGILRNLDTTEVTEMVLQSLDSEDPVQQAWATCQLRAQHVPDAINLLVDKIDSPLEEVREAARKELSSFDVDYVLEHFEEFNPQVCPSVGKLLQKLNPRCILEFSRAMAHPLRKRRIQAARCAHILKLHDQLIPALASLLEDPDDLVRRTSAEILASMTVPEAKQALVALITDDNARIRDIAVKALRVHRNSESSGNS, from the coding sequence ATGACTTCTTCGATCACTAAAACATTCGAATTGTTGGCACTCAGCAGAAATTCACACGCCGTCAATGTGCTGATTCTGGCTTTGGACGCTGAAGATCCGGAAATCAGAGAGCAGGCCGTTGCCGCCTTGCTTGAACAACAAAGTACGCGGGGACTCGTCGAAGTCATTCGACGGTATGCCACACATTCGTCAAGCATCTTCAAGCTGCTGGAAACGCAATCCAACGCGTTAGATTCTGCCATCAAGCAATGTCTGCTGCATGGAAACCGCGAATTACAGTATTGCGGCCTGGAATTTGTGAGGATCACCAGCGATTTCAGACAGATCCCTTCACTGGTCGCGCTGTTCGAGAACAAACGTCTGGTCAACCACCAGCCAGACCTGGTCTCACAGACTCTGCGGTATCTGGTAGGCAGACTGTACGAGTATTTTCTGGATACTTCGACCGATTCAGTCTACTCCCGAACATTCCTCAGAAATTCGCAAAAAATTCGACGTGATAATTTGAATGCACTCGCGTCGGCTGCCGAGCACCTCAGCGATTTGGATCGGCCTGAAGAAATCGTGGAAAGCCTCCTGATTCTGGGGAACGTAGGAGATCCCGCGATTCGAAAAATATTGTGGCATTCCAGCGATGAAACCAGGCAACTTGTCGAGCAGGTTTTGAAAGAAAGTAAACACATCGGGGTCATGCAGTTGATCTGCGATTTTACCGAAGTCAATTACCCCAACCCGAAAGCCCTCGAAGCCATTGCCGAGCGGGAAGATCCCGAGTTTATCGCACATCTCCTGCGTTGGTTGCCGGAACGTATTTCTGAACTGCAACATACCAACTTCAAGCAGATCGGCAAGATCGTCTGGCTGCGCTCCGACAGGCAGAATTTTGAGAAAATCCCCAAGGTCCTGCAGACCGCCGTCATCCGTTTAATCAGCCTGCTCGAACTGGATCTTGTCAGTAAAAAGCAGGCGCAAAAATGGATGCTGCAAAATGGAACACCGGAGGCAAAAGAAGCAGCCATCGGGATCTTACGGAACCTGGATACGACTGAAGTCACGGAAATGGTCCTGCAAAGCCTCGATTCGGAAGACCCGGTTCAGCAGGCCTGGGCCACCTGCCAGCTCCGCGCACAGCATGTCCCCGACGCGATCAACCTGCTCGTTGATAAAATCGACAGTCCGCTGGAAGAAGTCAGAGAAGCGGCTCGTAAAGAACTTTCCAGTTTCGATGTCGATTACGTGCTCGAACACTTTGAGGAGTTCAATCCCCAGGTCTGTCCCTCGGTCGGCAAATTACTGCAAAAGCTGAATCCTCGCTGTATCCTGGAATTCAGCCGTGCCATGGCACATCCCTTAAGAAAACGGCGGATTCAGGCAGCCCGGTGTGCCCATATCCTGAAATTACATGACCAGCTGATTCCCGCCCTGGCTTCACTTCTGGAGGATCCTGATGATCTGGTCCGGAGAACCAGTGCCGAAATTCTGGCGTCGATGACGGTTCCTGAAGCAAAGCAGGCTCTGGTAGCTTTGATCACCGATGACAACGCACGCATTCGCGACATCGCCGTCAAGGCACTCCGAGTACACCGAAACTCAGAGAGCTCGGGCAATTCATAA
- a CDS encoding sugar phosphate isomerase/epimerase family protein, producing the protein MKLGYNTNGLAFHRWDDAIRLIAETGYQSVAITVDHYCLNPFSADLPRQLEEMQTLLDQYQLSSVIETGARFLLNPRAKHEPTLVNATPAERATRIDFLKRCIDLAAFLKSDAVSFWAGQLNQDLSREQALAQLAEGCREVIMYAAEKQVRLAFEPEPGMLIETLRDFEDLTMLVDHPCFGLTVDVGHLQCMGETPISQFIEPWGDRIFNIHIEDMVYGAHDHLRFGEGDIDFADVMSGLRKINYTGGIHVELSRHSHIAPDVLKESFEFLQPYLETTA; encoded by the coding sequence GTGAAACTGGGATACAATACCAATGGCCTGGCCTTTCACCGCTGGGATGACGCGATCCGGTTGATCGCCGAAACCGGTTATCAGTCTGTCGCGATCACCGTGGACCACTATTGTCTCAATCCCTTTTCGGCTGACCTCCCGCGACAGCTGGAGGAGATGCAGACCTTACTCGATCAGTACCAGTTGTCCTCTGTCATTGAGACTGGTGCCCGGTTCTTATTGAATCCCCGCGCCAAACATGAACCGACTCTGGTCAATGCCACACCCGCCGAACGCGCCACACGTATCGATTTTTTGAAACGCTGTATCGATCTGGCAGCGTTTCTGAAATCGGACGCCGTTTCGTTCTGGGCCGGACAACTCAATCAGGATCTCTCCCGGGAACAAGCCCTGGCACAACTGGCAGAGGGCTGCCGGGAAGTGATTATGTACGCAGCAGAGAAACAGGTCCGGCTGGCTTTCGAACCTGAACCAGGCATGCTGATTGAAACCCTCCGCGATTTTGAAGACCTGACGATGCTGGTGGATCATCCCTGTTTTGGTCTGACCGTCGATGTCGGGCACTTGCAGTGTATGGGAGAGACGCCCATCAGCCAGTTCATCGAACCCTGGGGAGACCGTATTTTCAATATTCATATCGAAGACATGGTTTATGGTGCGCACGATCATCTGAGGTTTGGTGAAGGGGATATTGATTTTGCCGATGTGATGTCAGGCCTGCGGAAGATCAATTACACGGGGGGGATTCACGTGGAATTGAGTCGTCATAGCCATATCGCCCCGGATGTACTCAAAGAGTCTTTCGAGTTCTTGCAGCCGTACTTGGAAACAACAGCTTGA
- a CDS encoding 3-keto-disaccharide hydrolase → MKMHRATNCFNAFTGIMAALLVSSFLGSTVYSGEKNAETEEGFISLFNGKDLTGWRIAEDGPWEVKDGMIVVTGKRSHLFTEKEFKNFEFKADVKTTPGSNSGIFFHTKFQEEGWPTQGYESQVNVTHKDKVKTGSIYNRVKLFKTPAKDNEWWTQHIIVKGRNVVIKINGETVIDYTEPEGAKGYPSLGEKGSFALQAHDPKSVVYYKNIRVKPLAD, encoded by the coding sequence ATGAAGATGCACCGCGCGACGAACTGTTTCAATGCCTTCACTGGAATCATGGCCGCTCTTTTGGTCTCATCCTTCCTGGGAAGCACCGTCTATTCCGGCGAAAAAAATGCCGAAACTGAAGAAGGTTTTATCAGCCTGTTTAACGGCAAAGACCTGACTGGCTGGCGGATTGCAGAAGATGGCCCGTGGGAAGTCAAGGACGGCATGATCGTCGTCACAGGCAAACGCTCCCATCTCTTCACCGAAAAAGAGTTCAAGAACTTTGAATTCAAAGCAGACGTCAAAACCACACCGGGCAGCAACTCCGGAATTTTCTTCCACACCAAATTTCAGGAAGAAGGCTGGCCGACTCAGGGTTATGAATCACAGGTGAATGTGACTCACAAAGACAAAGTCAAAACAGGCAGCATTTATAATCGCGTGAAGTTGTTTAAGACGCCTGCCAAAGATAATGAATGGTGGACGCAACACATCATCGTCAAAGGCCGAAATGTCGTGATTAAAATTAACGGCGAAACCGTAATCGATTACACGGAACCTGAAGGCGCAAAAGGGTATCCATCTCTGGGAGAAAAAGGGAGTTTTGCACTGCAGGCACACGACCCCAAGAGCGTCGTTTACTATAAAAACATTCGTGTCAAACCTCTGGCTGACTAA
- a CDS encoding vWA domain-containing protein: MARARDYSAFFTSLIVHAVILFAMGMIHHHLTENQPEVAIETIFDDVRDQAEFEQVLETDLSVSENLSVTSGGTVSTNVGATSAPAISSQKIEKSESLKEPEIKITAGEITAPGDDILGEDLGVGEVTGEVGAVVEGYGTAMSRISKELIRIMREEKILVVWLFDESGSMKDDQKEIRDNFNKIYGELGIAAKQESKTRSRDQTLQTAILSYGAGVHVHTAKPTTDLKEVQDAITKIPIDESGLENMCQTVSATIDKYTVMARRTDRRLCLVLVTDESGDDGAAVEEVITRAKRLKTPIYILGRESVFGYPYARQKWTDPKYNLPFWIQINRGPETAFPESLQYDGLHGRWDAFSAGFGPYEQVRIARETGGIFFVLPGKEQRLAGAGSDQQRQYRFQDMKEYQPLLLSRRDYDASRSASKFRTAIWKVIVTMNPHLDKQLNVRELYYPLKKQEFYAIGSKEVPKAIRAMGLLQKSVDILESIKPLRAQEKSSRWRAAYDLTLAQCLAYRVRLFQFCLAMDQHAKNMPVPKEKKSNVWNVRRGKKMLPPDPEQVKLTKVSVEQLDEQLKKAEAQYKFVMKEHAGTPWAQRAQFELGQGFGMYFAEGFRSPLYDQKRKEIKVPKL; encoded by the coding sequence ATGGCTCGAGCGCGCGATTATTCAGCGTTTTTTACATCTTTGATTGTACACGCAGTCATTTTATTTGCGATGGGGATGATTCATCATCATCTGACTGAAAATCAACCAGAAGTCGCGATCGAAACCATCTTTGATGATGTACGCGATCAGGCCGAGTTCGAACAGGTCCTGGAAACAGATCTCTCCGTCTCTGAAAATCTGAGTGTCACATCCGGTGGTACAGTTTCTACCAATGTCGGTGCCACATCGGCTCCTGCGATTTCCTCACAGAAAATTGAAAAGTCAGAAAGCCTGAAAGAACCTGAAATCAAAATCACAGCGGGAGAAATTACTGCTCCTGGTGATGATATTCTGGGTGAAGACCTGGGGGTTGGTGAAGTCACCGGCGAAGTGGGAGCCGTCGTCGAAGGTTATGGCACCGCTATGAGCCGCATCTCCAAAGAACTCATTCGCATCATGCGTGAAGAAAAAATTCTGGTGGTCTGGCTGTTCGATGAATCGGGCAGTATGAAAGACGACCAGAAAGAAATCCGTGATAACTTCAATAAAATTTACGGCGAACTGGGAATTGCCGCCAAGCAGGAATCCAAGACCCGCTCACGCGATCAGACATTACAAACCGCCATTCTCAGTTACGGTGCCGGCGTCCACGTGCATACCGCCAAACCGACAACCGATCTGAAAGAAGTTCAGGATGCCATCACAAAAATTCCCATTGATGAATCGGGTCTGGAAAACATGTGCCAGACCGTCTCAGCCACCATTGATAAATACACGGTTATGGCCCGCAGAACCGACCGCCGACTGTGTCTAGTGCTCGTCACGGATGAATCAGGCGACGACGGTGCCGCCGTCGAAGAAGTCATCACACGTGCCAAACGTCTCAAAACGCCAATCTATATTTTGGGACGCGAATCGGTATTCGGTTATCCTTATGCCCGACAGAAGTGGACTGATCCCAAATATAATCTACCGTTCTGGATTCAGATTAATCGAGGACCGGAAACGGCATTTCCCGAATCATTACAATATGATGGACTGCATGGCCGTTGGGATGCCTTTTCTGCTGGCTTCGGCCCTTACGAACAGGTACGCATTGCCCGTGAAACCGGGGGCATCTTCTTTGTGCTGCCTGGGAAAGAACAGCGACTTGCCGGTGCAGGCAGTGACCAGCAACGACAATACCGTTTTCAGGATATGAAAGAGTATCAACCTTTGCTCTTATCACGTCGTGATTACGATGCCTCTCGCAGCGCCAGCAAATTTCGCACGGCGATCTGGAAAGTAATCGTCACGATGAATCCACACCTCGATAAGCAGCTGAATGTCAGGGAACTCTACTATCCGCTCAAGAAGCAGGAATTTTACGCCATTGGCAGTAAGGAAGTTCCTAAGGCGATTCGCGCCATGGGGCTGTTACAGAAATCAGTCGATATTCTGGAATCGATCAAGCCTTTGCGAGCACAGGAAAAGTCCTCTCGCTGGAGAGCCGCTTATGATTTAACACTCGCGCAATGCCTCGCGTATCGTGTGCGGTTATTCCAATTCTGCCTGGCCATGGATCAGCATGCCAAAAACATGCCCGTTCCGAAAGAGAAAAAGAGCAACGTCTGGAATGTCAGACGCGGCAAGAAAATGCTGCCCCCCGATCCGGAACAGGTCAAATTGACCAAAGTCAGTGTGGAGCAGCTCGATGAACAGCTGAAGAAAGCCGAAGCACAGTACAAATTTGTGATGAAAGAGCATGCGGGAACTCCCTGGGCACAACGCGCCCAATTTGAATTGGGACAGGGCTTTGGGATGTATTTTGCGGAAGGTTTTCGGAGCCCGCTCTACGATCAGAAACGAAAAGAGATCAAAGTTCCCAAGCTCTAA
- a CDS encoding vWA domain-containing protein codes for MSVVNSARDVHVDEIVDVEPQSWLNMKEVPAWFISLGVHLLLLLVLASITRITLLDSEHAIISSIEELDQSVYDIDPTIQDVVGSSGDTQMLSPSMSAAPQTSREQQEALQNQLESEIETPEPIFNDELTQPAKEELMASVEVTGETDRPEGGVAGAIDRLTLEIAAAAKEKQLLVVWLFDVSPSVSKRRNEIADRFENVYKQLGILNATENENSLKTAVAAFGATTQIVTKDPVSDVKEVVSQIRSIKEDTSGDENVFAAVNTVTKRWLRYKKVGRRNMMIIVVTDEAGSDMQNLETTIRDAKRNGIKCYVVGNASPFGRREVMTTFEVDGYDIPAIAETGPETVMPERIKLPFWGQNDYDARQLSSGYGPYALTRLCAETNGIYFITQDDSKGAKFEAADMRAYHPDYIPIRDYEGKLQKNAAKAVLVKTAAATQLSKRRFPTPTLQFPASSDNVLRQAITEAQKPVSEVDYGLNELQVMLEQGLNDRKKISEPRWRANYDLALGRVLATRVRAFGYNTVLAEMKSNPKSFENKANNAWRLVPSKEVRSSPFVRKLSKQATELLNGIIDDHPGTPWAYLAAKEMNQPLGWEWKEMKMNLDAKGNRVTKPNPRFEEEQRKRNEALKKRGIDTSKPLKI; via the coding sequence GTGAGTGTTGTCAATTCCGCCAGGGACGTTCATGTTGACGAAATTGTAGACGTTGAACCCCAAAGCTGGTTGAACATGAAGGAAGTACCCGCCTGGTTTATCAGTCTGGGCGTGCATCTGTTACTCCTGCTTGTTCTGGCTAGTATCACGCGCATTACGCTGCTCGATTCCGAGCATGCGATTATCTCTTCGATCGAAGAACTGGATCAGAGTGTTTACGATATCGATCCCACGATTCAGGACGTGGTCGGCAGTTCTGGAGACACGCAGATGCTGTCCCCTTCGATGTCAGCCGCACCGCAAACGTCGCGCGAACAGCAGGAAGCGCTGCAGAATCAGCTGGAAAGTGAAATTGAAACACCCGAGCCCATCTTTAATGACGAACTGACTCAACCCGCCAAAGAAGAACTGATGGCGTCTGTCGAAGTTACCGGCGAAACCGACCGTCCTGAAGGGGGCGTAGCCGGAGCCATCGACCGTTTAACTTTGGAAATCGCGGCCGCTGCCAAAGAAAAGCAATTGCTGGTGGTCTGGCTGTTTGATGTTTCTCCTTCAGTCAGCAAACGTCGAAATGAAATCGCCGACCGGTTTGAAAACGTGTATAAACAGCTGGGTATTCTGAATGCAACCGAGAATGAAAACTCACTGAAAACGGCGGTTGCCGCCTTTGGAGCTACAACTCAGATCGTCACCAAAGATCCTGTGAGCGATGTCAAAGAGGTCGTCTCACAGATCCGTTCGATTAAAGAAGATACCTCAGGAGATGAAAATGTTTTCGCTGCTGTGAATACGGTAACCAAACGCTGGCTCCGCTACAAAAAAGTGGGCCGCCGCAACATGATGATCATTGTCGTCACCGATGAAGCGGGATCCGATATGCAGAATCTGGAAACGACAATTCGCGATGCCAAGCGAAACGGCATTAAATGTTATGTGGTCGGAAACGCATCCCCCTTCGGCCGACGTGAGGTCATGACGACGTTCGAAGTGGATGGTTACGATATTCCGGCGATTGCAGAAACCGGGCCGGAAACCGTGATGCCCGAACGGATCAAGCTCCCCTTCTGGGGGCAGAACGACTACGACGCCCGTCAGTTATCTTCGGGCTATGGGCCTTATGCCCTGACCCGTTTGTGTGCAGAAACCAACGGGATTTATTTTATTACACAAGATGATTCCAAAGGGGCCAAGTTCGAAGCAGCTGATATGCGGGCCTATCACCCTGACTATATTCCGATTCGTGACTACGAAGGGAAGCTCCAAAAGAATGCGGCCAAAGCAGTACTCGTCAAAACCGCGGCGGCAACACAGCTTTCAAAACGCAGATTTCCTACTCCGACACTGCAGTTTCCCGCAAGTTCGGACAATGTACTCCGACAGGCAATCACAGAGGCACAAAAACCTGTTTCAGAAGTTGACTACGGTTTGAACGAACTGCAAGTTATGCTGGAGCAGGGTTTGAATGATCGGAAGAAAATTTCCGAACCACGTTGGCGCGCCAATTACGATCTGGCTTTGGGCCGCGTGTTGGCGACCCGTGTACGAGCCTTTGGTTACAATACCGTTTTGGCGGAGATGAAAAGTAACCCGAAATCGTTCGAAAATAAAGCTAATAATGCCTGGAGACTGGTGCCTTCCAAAGAAGTACGCTCCAGCCCGTTTGTACGGAAACTGAGTAAACAGGCTACCGAATTGCTGAACGGCATTATTGATGACCATCCCGGTACGCCCTGGGCTTATCTGGCTGCCAAAGAAATGAATCAGCCACTGGGGTGGGAGTGGAAGGAAATGAAGATGAACCTGGACGCGAAGGGAAATCGCGTTACAAAACCGAACCCGCGTTTCGAAGAAGAACAACGTAAGAGAAATGAGGCTCTTAAAAAACGGGGCATCGATACCAGCAAACCACTCAAAATCTGA
- a CDS encoding DUF456 domain-containing protein — translation MSFEWLYDWLPITFYYLMATLLLLANLTAWVSILFLVPGNWIMVLLSALFYAFMPGEDNGISLTVLLIAVALAGLGELVEMLGGSAGAAKKGASRRAMILSLLGTFILSVIGAMVGTPFLPPFGTVLGAVLGGSVGAYIGAYLGEVWKGNELVDRYEIGRAAFVGRILGVVGKMAIGVIILVMITIDSFI, via the coding sequence ATGTCTTTTGAGTGGCTCTATGACTGGCTTCCCATCACCTTTTATTACCTGATGGCAACGCTATTGCTGCTGGCAAATCTGACGGCCTGGGTCTCGATTCTGTTTCTCGTGCCCGGCAACTGGATCATGGTGCTGTTGTCGGCGCTGTTTTATGCTTTCATGCCCGGTGAGGATAATGGCATCTCACTGACGGTATTGCTGATCGCGGTGGCGCTTGCCGGTCTGGGCGAACTGGTCGAAATGCTGGGCGGGTCCGCGGGAGCAGCCAAGAAAGGGGCCAGCCGACGGGCCATGATTCTCTCCCTGTTGGGCACATTCATTCTGAGTGTGATCGGCGCCATGGTCGGCACTCCGTTTCTGCCTCCGTTTGGAACAGTCCTTGGTGCCGTCTTAGGGGGAAGTGTGGGGGCTTATATCGGCGCTTATCTGGGCGAAGTCTGGAAAGGAAATGAGCTGGTCGATCGTTATGAAATCGGACGGGCGGCGTTTGTCGGCCGCATTCTGGGGGTCGTCGGAAAGATGGCAATCGGCGTCATCATTCTGGTGATGATCACCATCGATTCGTTTATCTGA
- a CDS encoding DUF1559 domain-containing protein, translated as MTDPTRRKRGFTLIELLVVIAIIAILIALLLPAVQQAREAARRSQCKNNLKQLGLAFHNYHDNFNMLPTGYFSNAGYITGWSARILPYIDQAPRYNAIGSMGEMTNLMPYRFTTSPHNGDDSIFTDPITVFICPSSEIGERATDYTTSWGGNPGNDASLHYRGNGGSVDVGFVNGSNSSRHYATSGVLYPRHKTRFRDITDGTTNTFLLGELSSYIGWSGSKGGWDDIAPWTWATYAYGSPPGADGYLMIDTKVVQYPIGSGNHSQYGVGWRSQHVGGTHMLLCDGSVRFLSESLSLDLLKSLATRGSGEVVGEF; from the coding sequence ATGACTGATCCAACTCGAAGGAAACGTGGTTTTACGCTGATTGAACTTCTCGTCGTGATTGCGATTATTGCGATTCTGATTGCGTTGCTGTTACCCGCCGTGCAACAGGCACGGGAAGCGGCGCGGCGATCGCAGTGTAAAAATAATTTGAAGCAGTTAGGGCTCGCGTTTCACAATTATCATGACAATTTTAACATGCTGCCGACAGGCTATTTCAGCAACGCAGGTTACATTACCGGCTGGTCCGCACGAATTCTGCCTTATATTGATCAGGCGCCCCGTTACAACGCCATCGGTTCGATGGGTGAGATGACGAACCTGATGCCTTATCGGTTCACGACCTCGCCGCATAATGGAGACGACAGCATCTTTACCGATCCGATTACCGTCTTCATCTGTCCTTCTTCAGAAATTGGCGAGCGAGCGACCGATTATACAACAAGCTGGGGAGGTAACCCGGGCAATGATGCTTCATTGCATTACCGGGGTAATGGAGGCTCGGTCGATGTGGGGTTTGTGAATGGCTCCAATTCGAGCCGCCACTATGCGACTTCGGGCGTGCTTTACCCTCGACACAAAACACGGTTTCGTGACATTACCGATGGCACCACGAATACGTTTCTACTGGGAGAATTATCCAGCTACATTGGCTGGAGCGGTTCCAAAGGGGGCTGGGATGATATCGCCCCCTGGACCTGGGCCACGTATGCTTATGGCAGCCCTCCCGGAGCCGACGGTTATCTGATGATTGATACTAAGGTGGTTCAATATCCAATTGGTTCCGGCAACCATTCGCAATATGGCGTTGGCTGGCGCAGCCAGCATGTTGGCGGCACGCATATGCTGCTTTGTGATGGTAGCGTCCGGTTCCTTTCTGAAAGTTTGAGTCTGGACCTTTTGAAATCACTGGCAACCCGTGGCTCGGGTGAAGTCGTGGGTGAGTTTTAA
- a CDS encoding alpha/beta hydrolase: MKALICSTLIKALICSTLIIVFTGTALTEKTVLAQQPRREGSRLRDTVVEHRDLEYARINGKPLLLDLYLPKGIKNPPLLVWIHGGGWRNGDKGRGGKLMPLGIKAGYACASINYRLSGEATFPAQIHDCKAAIRWLRAHADKYGYDARRIGVGGSSAGGHLVALLGTSGGDKDLEGKVGTHLDQPSSVQAVCDMWGPTDFLQMDAHALPNARFKHNDPRSPESLMIGGPILENKDKVAKANPMTYIDKQDPPFLILHGSKDPLVPVHQSHLLHQALKKQKVPVTLQVVEGAGHGGREFNAPDINAQIVKFFDQHLKQPNK, encoded by the coding sequence ATGAAAGCCCTTATCTGTTCGACATTGATTAAAGCCCTTATCTGTTCGACATTGATTATTGTCTTCACAGGAACCGCTCTGACTGAAAAGACAGTCCTGGCGCAACAGCCACGTAGAGAAGGTTCCCGTCTGCGAGACACCGTGGTCGAACACCGTGATTTGGAATATGCCAGAATCAATGGGAAACCATTACTACTCGATCTGTATCTCCCCAAAGGAATCAAGAATCCGCCACTGCTGGTCTGGATTCATGGCGGTGGCTGGCGAAACGGAGACAAAGGACGGGGCGGCAAGTTAATGCCTCTAGGAATCAAGGCCGGCTATGCCTGTGCCAGCATCAACTATCGTTTAAGTGGCGAGGCAACTTTTCCTGCACAGATTCATGACTGCAAAGCCGCCATCCGCTGGCTGCGCGCTCACGCCGACAAGTATGGTTATGATGCCCGTCGCATCGGCGTAGGAGGCTCCTCCGCCGGCGGTCATCTGGTCGCGCTATTGGGAACCAGTGGAGGCGACAAAGATCTGGAAGGCAAAGTGGGCACACACCTGGATCAGCCCAGCAGCGTACAGGCGGTCTGTGACATGTGGGGGCCGACTGACTTTCTGCAGATGGACGCGCACGCGCTTCCCAATGCCCGCTTTAAACACAACGATCCCCGCTCACCTGAATCACTGATGATTGGCGGCCCGATACTGGAAAACAAAGACAAAGTCGCTAAAGCCAATCCGATGACGTATATCGACAAACAGGATCCCCCTTTCCTAATCCTGCATGGCTCCAAAGATCCGCTGGTTCCCGTGCATCAGAGTCATCTCCTACATCAGGCGTTGAAAAAACAAAAAGTTCCCGTCACACTGCAGGTCGTCGAAGGAGCCGGGCATGGCGGGCGTGAATTCAATGCGCCTGACATCAACGCACAAATCGTGAAGTTCTTTGACCAGCATCTGAAGCAGCCGAATAAATAG
- a CDS encoding HD domain-containing protein, producing the protein MQRTIQFDLLWHHVKQRSPCKTHYFHGFDHWMRVLRNGRVLALHTGADPVIVELFALFHDSCRWSDGYDTGHGARGAALAKELHGDLFELDDDNFERLHYACTWHQEQDFCDDPTIGTCWDADRLDLVRVGILPDPRLLNTEFAKQLAGELNLEEELSRHYENLFRDNKTSLKSASHH; encoded by the coding sequence ATGCAACGTACAATTCAATTCGATCTCTTATGGCATCATGTCAAGCAGCGGTCTCCCTGTAAAACACATTATTTCCATGGCTTCGACCACTGGATGCGTGTGTTACGCAATGGTCGAGTGCTTGCCCTCCACACAGGAGCTGACCCTGTGATCGTGGAACTGTTTGCATTATTTCATGATTCCTGTCGCTGGTCGGATGGTTATGATACAGGCCATGGTGCCCGCGGTGCTGCTCTGGCCAAAGAACTGCACGGCGATCTGTTTGAACTGGACGACGATAATTTTGAACGGCTGCACTATGCCTGCACCTGGCATCAGGAGCAGGACTTCTGTGATGATCCCACGATCGGTACCTGCTGGGATGCAGACCGTCTGGATCTGGTACGCGTCGGCATTCTTCCTGATCCCCGGTTGCTCAATACCGAATTTGCTAAACAGCTGGCGGGTGAATTGAATCTGGAAGAAGAATTGTCCAGACACTACGAGAATCTTTTTCGGGATAACAAAACCTCTTTAAAATCAGCATCACATCATTGA
- a CDS encoding carboxypeptidase-like regulatory domain-containing protein: MFSLSTSILRHTRLPLSCFALLVFLSGCSPTPEDQPDVGLVKGMVTLDGEAIPGAVVDFAPESGRPSSGITDSEGRYELAYNPTTKGAKIGKHTVRISTHRYIENDDGTTTEQKEIIPEKYNVNSTLTVEVKPGENDFPFSLDKE, translated from the coding sequence ATGTTTTCGCTATCGACTTCGATTTTAAGACACACAAGACTCCCTCTCAGCTGCTTTGCACTTCTCGTTTTTCTGTCGGGTTGCTCTCCCACTCCCGAAGACCAGCCGGACGTAGGTCTCGTGAAAGGCATGGTGACACTGGACGGCGAAGCAATTCCGGGAGCCGTGGTTGATTTTGCTCCCGAAAGCGGGCGGCCCTCTTCCGGTATCACAGACAGTGAAGGACGCTACGAGTTGGCCTACAACCCAACCACCAAGGGAGCGAAAATCGGAAAACATACGGTTCGAATCTCGACCCATCGTTACATTGAAAACGACGATGGTACGACGACAGAGCAAAAGGAAATCATCCCCGAGAAATACAATGTGAACTCCACACTCACTGTGGAAGTCAAACCCGGAGAAAATGATTTTCCGTTTTCACTCGATAAAGAATAA